One window from the genome of Pseudalkalibacillus hwajinpoensis encodes:
- the jag gene encoding RNA-binding cell elongation regulator Jag/EloR, producing MRSVTVTGKTIEDAIQNALNQIGTVQENVNIEVLEEPKKGFLGFGGRPARIKVSEKPDIIEQTRAFLEKVISNMGVEASIEGRREDRDLYFTLSGEKIAILIGKRGQTLNSLQYLTNLAANRFSDRFVRVVLDAENYRERREETLRKLADRLADKAMVTKKDIQLEPMPSLERKVIHLYLKEKKGISTHSDGKDPHRRVVIVPRNK from the coding sequence GTGAGAAGCGTTACGGTAACGGGAAAAACGATTGAAGACGCCATTCAAAATGCGCTGAATCAAATCGGGACTGTTCAAGAGAATGTTAATATTGAAGTGTTAGAAGAGCCTAAAAAAGGATTTTTAGGTTTTGGAGGAAGGCCCGCCCGCATCAAAGTAAGCGAGAAACCTGACATCATAGAGCAAACAAGGGCTTTTTTAGAAAAAGTCATTAGCAATATGGGAGTAGAAGCCAGTATAGAAGGTAGAAGAGAGGATCGCGATCTTTATTTTACTCTATCTGGTGAAAAAATTGCGATATTGATAGGGAAACGCGGCCAAACTCTTAATTCTTTGCAATATTTGACAAATCTTGCCGCGAATCGATTTTCTGACCGATTTGTCCGGGTAGTACTCGATGCTGAGAACTACCGTGAAAGACGTGAAGAGACGCTAAGAAAGTTAGCCGATCGTCTTGCAGACAAAGCGATGGTTACGAAAAAGGATATACAGCTAGAACCGATGCCGTCGTTAGAACGTAAGGTAATTCACCTTTATTTGAAAGAAAAGAAGGGGATTTCCACTCACTCAGATGGAAAAGATCCACATCGCCGTGTGGTTATTGTTCCACGTAATAAATGA
- the mnmE gene encoding tRNA uridine-5-carboxymethylaminomethyl(34) synthesis GTPase MnmE yields MEYETIAAISTPMGEGAIAIVRLSGSEAVAIADRLYKGKQALESVDSHTIHYGHLIDPDTEQVAEEVMVSIMKGPRTFTREDIVEINCHGGLVSVNRVLELVLRSGARLAEPGEFTKRAFLNGRIDLSQAEAVIDLIRAKTDRAMNVALNQMEGRLSTLIATLRQQLLETVAHVEVNIDYPEYDAEEMTQDLLTTQLKQVAKEIEGILITARQGKILREGLSTVIVGRPNVGKSSLLNSLVHENKAIVTDVPGTTRDVIEEYVNVRGVPLRLVDTAGIRETEDLVERIGVERSRERLKQADLILLVLNYNDELTHEDEKLFEAVKGMDVIVIVNKTDLDEKLDLTKVKELAEEHPMITTSLKHEQGVDELEQSISELFFAGEVESQDLTYVSNSRHIALLEQSRRTLDDALGAVEAGMPVDMVQIDITRTWEILGEIIGDTVSESLIDQLFSQFCLGK; encoded by the coding sequence TTGGAATATGAAACGATTGCTGCGATATCGACTCCAATGGGAGAAGGGGCGATTGCGATTGTCCGACTTAGTGGTTCAGAGGCGGTTGCGATAGCTGATCGGCTATATAAGGGCAAACAGGCGTTAGAATCCGTTGATTCTCATACGATTCATTATGGTCATTTGATTGATCCTGATACTGAGCAGGTTGCAGAAGAAGTGATGGTTTCAATTATGAAAGGGCCCCGGACATTTACGAGAGAGGATATTGTCGAAATCAACTGTCACGGTGGACTGGTATCTGTAAACCGTGTGCTTGAGTTGGTTTTGCGTAGTGGTGCACGCCTTGCAGAGCCAGGTGAATTCACTAAAAGAGCTTTCTTGAATGGTCGAATTGACTTGTCGCAAGCAGAGGCTGTTATTGATTTGATTCGAGCAAAAACGGATCGAGCAATGAATGTTGCGTTAAATCAAATGGAGGGTCGCTTATCGACGCTGATTGCTACCTTGAGACAGCAACTCCTTGAGACAGTTGCTCATGTTGAAGTGAACATTGACTACCCTGAATATGATGCAGAAGAAATGACGCAAGATCTTTTAACCACGCAATTAAAGCAGGTGGCTAAGGAAATTGAAGGTATTCTAATTACAGCACGACAGGGAAAAATTTTGCGTGAAGGTTTATCTACTGTTATCGTGGGACGGCCAAACGTTGGTAAATCATCCTTGTTGAATAGTCTGGTACACGAAAACAAGGCAATTGTGACAGACGTTCCTGGTACGACCCGAGATGTTATTGAGGAATATGTTAATGTAAGAGGCGTGCCTTTAAGATTAGTGGATACAGCGGGAATTCGAGAAACGGAAGATCTCGTTGAGCGAATAGGTGTTGAACGTTCACGTGAACGCTTGAAACAAGCTGATCTCATCTTGCTTGTGCTTAATTATAATGATGAGTTGACGCATGAAGATGAGAAATTGTTCGAAGCGGTAAAAGGCATGGATGTTATTGTTATCGTGAATAAAACAGATCTAGATGAGAAACTAGATTTAACTAAGGTAAAAGAATTAGCAGAAGAGCATCCAATGATTACAACTTCATTAAAACATGAACAAGGCGTTGATGAGCTTGAACAATCCATTTCTGAACTGTTCTTTGCAGGTGAAGTAGAGTCACAGGATTTAACATATGTATCTAATTCACGTCATATTGCTTTGTTAGAACAATCGCGAAGAACGCTTGATGATGCGTTAGGCGCTGTTGAAGCAGGAATGCCGGTTGATATGGTACAAATTGATATTACTCGAACGTGGGAAATTCTTGGAGAGATTATTGGTGATACGGTATCTGAGAGTTTGATCGATCAGTTATTTTCACAGTTTTGTCTTGGGAAATAA